A single Thermodesulfobacteriota bacterium DNA region contains:
- a CDS encoding energy-coupling factor ABC transporter permease, with amino-acid sequence MHISEGILPFNWAIFWFAIAIPFIAWGLVRLKKLSSSDLSLKPLVGLMAAVVFVIS; translated from the coding sequence ATGCACATCTCGGAGGGGATCTTACCCTTCAACTGGGCGATTTTCTGGTTTGCCATCGCTATTCCCTTCATCGCCTGGGGATTGGTGAGACTCAAAAAACTTTCCTCCTCGGACCTCTCCCTTAAGCCCCTGGTCGGCCTGATGGCGGCGGTCGTCTTCGTCATCTC